One region of Primulina tabacum isolate GXHZ01 chromosome 17, ASM2559414v2, whole genome shotgun sequence genomic DNA includes:
- the LOC142530350 gene encoding oxygen-evolving enhancer protein 1, chloroplastic-like, with protein MANSLQAAATLMQPTKVGVSARSSSQLRPVQSLGKAFGVETGGARLTCSLDVKELAQKFTDAVKIAGFALATSALVVSGASAEGVPKRLTYDEIQSQTYTEVKGSGTANQCPTIVGGVDGFAFKSGKYKAQKFCLEPTSFTVKAEGINKNAPPEFQKTKLMTRLTYTLDEIEGPFEVSQDGTIKFEEKDGIDYAAVTVQLPGGERVPFLFTIKQLVATGKPNGFSGEFLVPSYRGSSFLDPKGRGGSTGYDNAVALPAGGRGDEEELQKENIKNVSSSTGKITLSVTQSKPETGEVIGVFESIQPSDTDLGSKAPKEVKIQGIWYGQLES; from the exons ATGGCCAACTCACTGCAGGCAGCTGCCACTCTTATGCAACCAACCAAGGTTGGTGTCTCGGCCCGAAGCAGCTCCCAGCTCCGACCAGTTCAGAGCCTCGGCAAGGCTTTTGGAGTTGAAACCGGAGGTGCAAGGCTGACGTGCTCTCTTGATGTAAAGGAGTTGGCTCAGAAGTTCACCGATGCTGTCAAGATTGCTGGCTTTGCTCTTGCTACTTCCGCACTCGTCGTCTCG GGAGCTAGTGCTGAAGGTGTTCCGAAACGGCTCACGTACGATGAAATTCAGAGCCAGACCTACACAGAAGTGAAAGGATCTGGAACTGCTAATCAGTGCCCAACTATTGTAGGTGGTGTCGATGGGTTTGCCTTCAAATCAGGCAAATACAAGGCCCAGAAATTCTGCCTAGAGCCCACATCATTCACTGTCAAGGCAGAAGGTATAAACAAGAATGCACCACCTGAGTTCCAAAAGACCAAGCTCATGACCCGTCTGACCTACACTCTCGATGAGATCGAGGGACCATTTGAAGTATCTCAAGATGGCACCATCAAATTTGAGGAAAAGGATGGGATCGACTATGCTGCTGTCACCGTTCAGCTCCCTGGTGGTGAGCGTGTGCCTTTCCTCTTCACCATTAAGCAGCTTGTGGCAACCGGCAAACCAAATGGCTTTAGTGGGGAATTTCTGGTGCCATCATACAGAGGTTCATCTTTCCTTGACCCAAAGGGTAGGGGTGGATCTACTGGATATGACAACGCTGTTGCGTTGCCTGCTGGAGGTAGGGGAGACGAGGAGGAGCTACAGAAGGAGAACATAAAGAACGTCTCTTCTTCGACAGGGAAGATTACATTGAGCGTGACCCAATCAAAACCCGAGACTGGTGAGGTGATTGGAGTGTTTGAGAGCATCCAGCCATCGGATACTGATTTGGGTTCGAAGGCTCCCAAGGAAGTCAAAATTCAAGGCATCTGGTATGGTCAGCTGGAGTCTTAG